Proteins from a single region of Trypanosoma brucei brucei TREU927 chromosome 7, complete sequence:
- a CDS encoding double-strand-break repair protein rad21 homolog, putative: MFYSTYVLTKDGPLAKIWLAAHWERRITRSDVRLMDLRKCVVDIVQPVVPIALRTSGELLVGVVRIYAVKVHGLKKDAENAILLIRVASPQANAGHFKKAAPGTGTAALLNGDAEAATFNWGGRRVGRTQGVVGIRAAGINGSHEEALEARFDEIADLLQGPVCALGGVNDHVRNGIDSTTMTGSVWYTWNSGSQGTEDLNGTQQDYDGFEMVRADIQAFGDNVSETSSRKSSLPSIERGRSSALTAAGGALGDFMPLPQPAYDLDIGAPLPDDGDAAILPDFMPPALGVDEAADPFLSAYGADNELNAALTQQQNSSRRHRAAGATTTKMLDKENTTVSGEAVRRWMENRNDIVEAAPRRGPLDQQEIQDRRVLAQDFNKGELWAAVDGSPLARVAGPALTASYIDAVKPLVEKQMEEEAAEREARQQREKNAHVVDENPDEFIIAGDSGDMFMDENFMQSGRKRDREEMEGNDNGESNVGGGASRRQSEAVALATLKHIRNLLSKSQGKGKGKAASGKKSKALPREHCTLHELCEGMARREAARTFVSVLTLASKQLVWAKQAPNDVELGLTNAASEVQLTV; this comes from the coding sequence ATGTTCTACTCAACCTACGTGCTGACGAAGGATGGGCCACTGGCGAAGATCTGGCTTGCTGCGCACTGGGAACGACGTATCACGCGGAGCGATGTGAGGCTTATGGACCTGCGAAAGTGTGTGGTGGACATTGTGCAGCCCGTGGTTCCCATTGCCCTGCGCACGAGTGGCGAGCTCCTCGTTGGTGTTGTCCGCATTTACGCTGTGAAGGTGCACGGCTTGAAGAAGGACGCAGAAAATGCCATACTACTCATTCGCGTCGCCTCCCCTCAAGCCAACGCCGGTCATTTCAAGAAGGCTGCCCCCGGCACCGGTACGGCTGCACTGCTGAACGGAGACGCAGAGGCCGCAACGTTCAACTGGGGCGGTCGCCGCGTTGGGCGCACGCAAGGTGTTGTCGGGATCCGCGCCGCTGGGATCAATGGGTCGCACGAGGAAGCACTTGAGGCACGCTTCGATGAAATCGCAGACCTCCTGCAGGGCCCGGTTTGTGCACTCGGCGGTGTTAATGACCATGTGAGGAACGGTATTGATAGCACGACCATGACTGGGTCCGTGTGGTACACATGGAACTCTGGCTcacaaggaactgaggaCCTGAACGGCACGCAGCAGGACTACGACGGCTTTGAGATGGTCCGGGCAGACATTCAGGCGTTTGGCGACAATGTGAGTGAGACCAGCAGTCGCAAGTCAAGCCTCCCGAGCATCGAGAGAGGTCGTAGCAGCGCGCTGACAGCAGCAGGCGGGGCACTGGGTGACTTCATGCCCCTCCCGCAACCAGCGTATGATCTCGATATCGGCGCACCGCTTCCTGATGACGGTGACGCGGCCATTTTGCCAGATTTTATGCCCCCGGCACTGGGAGTTGATGAGGCGGCGGATCCTTTTCTCTCCGCTTACGGCGCTGACAACGAGCTCAATGCCGCTCTGACTCAGCAACAAAATTCGTCCCGTAGGCACCGAGCTGCTGgagccacaacaacaaagatgTTGGACAAGGAGAACACCACTGTCTCTGGCGAAGCGGTAAGACGGTGGATGGAGAATCGGAACGATATCGTTGAAGCTGCACCGCGCCGAGGTCCGCTCGACCAACAGGAGATACAAGACCGGAGAGTGCTCGCGCAGGATTTCAACAAGGGAGAGTTGTGGGCTGCTGTTGACGGATCCCCGCTCGCAAGGGTAGCAGGTCCGGCTCTCACAGCCTCTTACATCGATGCTGTGAAGCCCCTCGTAGAAAAGCAGATGGAAGAAGAAGCTGCCGAGCGGGAGGCACGGCAACAGCGGGAAAAAAACGCGCATGTTGTGGATGAAAATCCCGATGAATTCATTATCGCCGGCGACAGTGGGGATATGTTCATGGACGAGAACTTCATGCAGTCAGGCCGCAAGCGTGACcgtgaagaaatggagggCAATGACAACGGAGAGAGTAACGTTGGCGGTGGAGCGAGCAGACGACAGTCGGAGGCAGTGGCGCTCGCGACGCTGAAGCACATCAGAAACCTGTTGTCGAAATCtcaagggaaggggaagggtaAAGCTGCGAGCGGGAAGAAGTCCAAGGCACTTCCTCGGGAGCACTGCACATTGCATGAGCTTTGCGAAGGAATGGCGCGGCGTGAGGCGGCACGAACCTTCGTGAGTGTCCTTACGCTAGCCTCTAAACAGTTGGTGTGGGCGAAGCAAGCGCCGAACGATGTGGAGCTTGGCCTTACTAACGCCGCGTCGGAGGTGCAACTCACTGTGTga